One Ignavibacterium album JCM 16511 genomic region harbors:
- a CDS encoding T9SS type A sorting domain-containing protein: protein MKNFTFFLFVFLIGFADVFAQATFSTGQIDVNVSTYGRIRLLTTGDQVRHLQRASALVGVGPNAVWDYQNDADVEVPTTLVSNPQLSDYEITGSYNNAYSGLSPDVLVNYNVYGWNNTKYMILKMTIKNRETSAINAKIGLDIIPELDQTYGNDTVTYLLANGIIRFHRGGARNMGVKLLSHNLHSLISFEWFSGYTVDTNYWNWLNYGSIQNQYPSGVEGPVTIPSQSFVNLNPNDSITVFYAFAIGENESEIIAAISEAQTKYSTVLSVDNKISEIPTGYSLEQNYPNPFNPNTKIQFSVSKAQSVSLKVFDVLGNEIATLVNEELTPGIYEYNFDASNLSSGVYYYKLQSGSYSETKKMILMR from the coding sequence ATGAAAAACTTTACTTTTTTCCTTTTTGTTTTTTTGATTGGCTTTGCTGATGTATTCGCTCAAGCAACATTCAGCACCGGCCAGATTGATGTGAACGTAAGTACTTACGGGAGAATCAGATTGCTTACAACCGGCGACCAGGTTAGACATTTACAAAGAGCTTCTGCCCTTGTTGGTGTTGGACCAAATGCAGTTTGGGATTATCAAAATGATGCTGATGTTGAAGTTCCAACTACATTAGTAAGTAATCCGCAACTTAGTGATTATGAAATTACCGGAAGTTATAACAATGCTTATAGCGGGCTATCTCCAGACGTTTTAGTTAATTACAATGTTTATGGTTGGAATAATACTAAGTATATGATTTTAAAGATGACAATTAAGAACAGGGAAACTTCAGCAATTAATGCTAAAATTGGTTTGGATATTATTCCAGAACTCGATCAGACATATGGAAATGATACTGTAACATATTTGCTAGCAAATGGAATTATCAGATTTCATAGGGGCGGTGCAAGGAATATGGGAGTAAAACTTCTTTCACACAATCTTCATTCATTAATTTCTTTTGAGTGGTTTAGCGGATATACGGTAGATACAAACTATTGGAACTGGTTAAATTATGGTTCAATTCAAAATCAATATCCAAGTGGTGTTGAAGGACCAGTTACAATTCCGTCTCAATCTTTTGTTAATCTGAATCCAAATGATTCAATAACTGTTTTTTACGCTTTTGCAATTGGTGAAAACGAAAGCGAAATTATTGCTGCAATTTCAGAAGCACAAACAAAATATAGCACTGTTCTGAGTGTAGATAACAAAATTTCTGAAATCCCAACCGGTTATTCCTTAGAACAGAATTATCCAAATCCATTTAACCCAAATACCAAAATTCAGTTCTCGGTAAGTAAAGCACAATCTGTCTCTCTCAAAGTTTTTGATGTGCTTGGTAATGAAATAGCAACTTTGGTTAATGAAGAACTTACGCCCGGCATTTATGAGTATAACTTTGATGCATCGAATTTGAGCAGTGGAGTTTATTACTACAAACTTCAATCTGGCAGTTATTCTGAAACTAAGAAAATGATTTTGATGAGATAA